A region of Marnyiella aurantia DNA encodes the following proteins:
- the acs gene encoding acetate--CoA ligase, giving the protein MKNYFIDDLPDYFKQYKKSIKNPKKFWDKIADENFVWYQRWRKVVEYDMHEAKIKWFKNAKLNITKNCIDRHLNTRGDKTAIIWEPNDPTEEAQHISYSELRDRVCKMANVLRDMGIEKGDRVCIYLPMIPELAVMMLACARLGAVHSVIFAGFSASAVTSRVNDCQAKLIICSDGSYRGNKAIDLKGIIDEAVESCPTVEKVLVVKRTGGNVKMKEGRDFWLEPLYEKAASDFISVIMDAEDPLFILYTSGSTGKPKGMLHTTAGYMVYTAYTFKNVFNYRENDIYWCTADIGWITGHSYILYGPLANGATTVIFEGVPTYPEPDRFWEVIEKHKVTQFYTAPTAIRSLAKESYEWVEKHDLSSLRIIGSVGEPINDEAWHWYNDHVGKKKCPIVDTWWQTETGGIMISPIPFVTPTKPTYATLPLPGIQPVLMDDKRNEITGNQVDGNLCIRFPWPGIARTIWGDHQRYKETYFTAFPGKYFTGDGALRDEVGYYRITGRVDDVIIVSGHNLGTAPIEDSINQHPAVAESAIVGYPHDIKGSALYGYVILKDVGESRDRDNLRKEINQVISDTVGPIAKLDKIQFVSALPKTRSGKIMRRILRKIAEGDFANFGDTSTLLNPEIVEEIKEERI; this is encoded by the coding sequence ATGAAAAATTATTTTATAGATGATCTACCGGATTATTTTAAACAGTATAAAAAATCGATCAAAAACCCCAAGAAATTCTGGGATAAAATTGCTGACGAAAACTTCGTGTGGTACCAGCGATGGAGAAAAGTGGTGGAATATGACATGCATGAGGCCAAAATTAAATGGTTTAAAAATGCCAAACTCAACATCACCAAGAACTGCATAGACCGCCACCTGAACACCCGCGGCGACAAGACCGCGATTATCTGGGAACCCAACGATCCGACCGAAGAGGCACAGCATATTTCGTATTCCGAACTGCGCGACAGAGTCTGCAAAATGGCCAATGTGCTGCGCGATATGGGCATTGAAAAGGGCGACCGGGTCTGCATTTATCTGCCGATGATTCCTGAACTTGCCGTGATGATGCTTGCCTGCGCGCGCCTGGGAGCAGTGCATTCGGTGATATTTGCTGGATTCTCTGCCTCGGCGGTGACTTCACGTGTGAATGACTGCCAGGCAAAACTGATAATCTGTTCGGACGGAAGTTACCGCGGTAACAAAGCCATCGATCTCAAAGGAATTATCGACGAAGCCGTGGAAAGCTGCCCGACTGTGGAGAAAGTTTTGGTTGTGAAAAGAACCGGCGGCAACGTAAAAATGAAGGAAGGACGCGACTTCTGGCTGGAACCGCTTTACGAAAAAGCCGCTTCAGATTTCATTTCGGTGATAATGGATGCCGAAGATCCACTGTTCATTCTGTACACTTCCGGCTCCACTGGAAAACCCAAAGGCATGTTGCACACCACGGCCGGTTATATGGTTTACACGGCGTATACTTTCAAGAACGTATTTAATTACAGGGAAAACGATATTTACTGGTGCACAGCGGACATTGGCTGGATCACAGGGCACTCGTACATCCTCTACGGACCGCTCGCAAACGGCGCTACGACGGTAATCTTCGAAGGTGTTCCTACGTACCCGGAACCCGACCGTTTCTGGGAAGTGATTGAAAAACACAAAGTCACCCAGTTTTACACAGCTCCGACTGCAATCCGCTCGCTGGCCAAGGAGTCTTATGAGTGGGTAGAGAAACATGACCTTTCCAGTCTGCGCATTATAGGTTCCGTGGGCGAACCCATTAACGATGAGGCCTGGCACTGGTACAACGACCATGTGGGCAAAAAGAAATGCCCGATTGTGGATACCTGGTGGCAAACTGAGACCGGCGGCATTATGATTTCGCCGATTCCGTTTGTAACGCCAACCAAACCGACCTACGCTACCCTTCCACTTCCGGGAATTCAGCCGGTTTTGATGGATGATAAACGGAATGAAATCACCGGAAATCAGGTTGACGGCAACCTCTGTATCCGTTTTCCGTGGCCCGGAATCGCGAGAACGATCTGGGGCGATCATCAGCGGTATAAGGAAACCTACTTCACGGCATTTCCGGGTAAATATTTCACCGGCGACGGTGCCCTGCGCGATGAAGTGGGCTACTACAGAATTACGGGACGTGTAGATGATGTGATTATTGTTTCCGGGCACAACCTCGGAACTGCACCCATAGAGGACAGCATCAACCAGCATCCTGCGGTGGCAGAATCGGCGATTGTAGGTTATCCGCACGACATCAAAGGAAGCGCGCTCTATGGGTATGTCATTTTGAAAGATGTGGGCGAGAGCCGCGACCGCGACAACTTGAGAAAGGAAATTAACCAGGTAATCAGCGATACAGTGGGACCGATTGCTAAACTGGATAAGATTCAGTTCGTGTCTGCCTTGCCAAAAACACGTTCAGGCAAAATTATGCGGAGGATTTTAAGGAAAATTGCAGAAGGAGATTTTGCCAACTTTGGCGACACCTCTACCCTGCTGAATCCGGAGATTGTGGAGGAAATAAAAGAGGAGAGGATTTAG
- a CDS encoding zinc ribbon domain-containing protein has product MAKKNVEISVEEKLRALYDLQIIDSRLDDIRNTRGELPIEVEDLEIEIEGLEKRAEKFQAEIKEQNDEINTKREVINHANSLIEKYKSQQDNVRNNKEFESLDKEIEFQELEIQLADKRINEFEAKISHKNETMDELNNKIEQLKSHLKFKKEELENLVAETQKEEDFLVEKSAEFSKNIDERLLASYNRIRSSSTTGLAVVGLERGAPKGSFFTVPPQKQMEIAQRKKIIIDEHSGKILIDDEMVNEENEKMQDIIKF; this is encoded by the coding sequence ATGGCTAAGAAAAACGTAGAAATTTCTGTTGAAGAAAAATTAAGGGCGCTGTATGACCTTCAGATTATTGATTCCAGATTAGACGATATCCGCAACACCAGGGGAGAACTTCCTATTGAAGTGGAAGATCTGGAGATTGAGATCGAAGGTTTGGAAAAAAGAGCGGAGAAGTTTCAGGCTGAGATTAAAGAGCAGAACGACGAGATCAATACCAAGAGGGAAGTAATTAACCATGCTAATTCCCTTATTGAAAAATATAAATCGCAGCAGGATAACGTACGCAACAACAAGGAATTTGAATCCCTGGATAAGGAGATTGAATTTCAGGAACTTGAAATCCAGCTGGCTGATAAAAGAATCAATGAGTTTGAGGCCAAGATCTCCCATAAAAATGAGACTATGGACGAGCTTAACAACAAGATCGAGCAGTTGAAGAGTCACCTTAAATTCAAGAAAGAAGAACTTGAAAACCTTGTGGCTGAAACACAGAAAGAGGAAGATTTTCTTGTTGAGAAATCAGCAGAATTCTCCAAGAATATCGATGAGCGTTTGTTGGCTTCTTATAACAGGATCCGTTCGAGCTCCACAACCGGTCTGGCTGTAGTGGGTCTGGAAAGAGGCGCGCCTAAGGGTTCATTCTTTACCGTGCCGCCACAGAAGCAAATGGAAATCGCACAGCGTAAGAAAATCATCATTGACGAGCATTCAGGAAAGATCCTTATTGATGATGAAATGGTAAACGAAGAAAATGAGAAGATGCAGGACATCATCAAATTCTAG
- a CDS encoding AMP-dependent synthetase/ligase, which produces MSIRRLFDIAHHATEKFPQDDMFVTKYNGEWQKTSSKEYVNLGNRISRGLLKLGIKPGDKIALITTATRTEWAVMDLGISQIGAISVPVYPTISADDYVYIFNDAEVKYCFVSDRDLLQKVKTAKPEVPSLQGIFTFDSIEGAANWQEVLDLGSDEANQREVTDLSATINPEDLATIIYTSGTTGKPKGVMLTHLNIVSNVLASDKRIPRDKRLDYKDSRVLSFLPICHIFERMLFYLFQYNGFSIYFAESIEKMGDNIKEVKPHYMSVVPRLIEKVYDKIYDKGTSAGGLKSKIFLWALGVNKNKKNIGKPSGLLEVIADKLVFSKWREGLGGNIITLVSGSAALSERLNKMFQNAGIPILEGYGLTETSPVISVNSFEKMKIGTVGHVLDNLEVKIQEDGEITVKGPSVFKGYFKNEQLNSEVFTEDGFFRTGDIGHIDNEGFLKITDRKKEMFKTSGGKYIAPQVIENQAKASKFIEQIMVVGDGEKMPCAFVQPDFNFAKHWAERHKLDIGSTPQEISQSRELKDRIGKEIDYLNTKLGSWEQIKRFELTPEVWSIDDGLLTPTMKLKRKAIKEHFSDLYNSMYGHNSK; this is translated from the coding sequence ATGTCCATCAGAAGATTATTTGATATTGCACATCACGCCACTGAAAAATTTCCGCAGGACGATATGTTTGTCACAAAATATAACGGGGAATGGCAAAAAACCTCAAGTAAGGAGTATGTGAACCTTGGAAACAGAATTTCCCGCGGACTTCTGAAACTGGGAATTAAGCCCGGCGACAAGATCGCTCTGATAACGACTGCTACCCGTACAGAGTGGGCTGTGATGGATCTGGGCATTTCGCAGATTGGCGCTATAAGCGTGCCGGTTTATCCTACAATCTCTGCCGATGATTATGTTTATATATTTAATGATGCCGAGGTTAAATACTGCTTTGTCTCAGACCGCGATCTGCTGCAGAAGGTTAAAACTGCCAAACCGGAAGTGCCTTCGCTGCAGGGCATCTTTACTTTCGACTCTATTGAAGGGGCGGCTAACTGGCAGGAGGTGCTGGACCTGGGTAGTGACGAAGCCAACCAGCGTGAGGTAACAGATCTTTCGGCAACCATAAATCCGGAAGATCTTGCGACCATCATTTACACGTCCGGAACCACGGGCAAACCAAAAGGGGTTATGCTTACGCACCTTAATATAGTTTCGAATGTTCTGGCCTCAGACAAGCGTATTCCCCGCGACAAAAGGCTGGACTATAAAGATTCCAGAGTACTGAGCTTCCTCCCCATCTGCCATATTTTTGAGAGGATGCTTTTTTACCTTTTTCAGTATAACGGTTTCAGCATTTACTTCGCCGAAAGCATCGAAAAAATGGGCGATAATATTAAAGAAGTCAAGCCTCATTATATGAGCGTTGTACCGCGCCTTATAGAAAAAGTATACGATAAGATTTACGATAAAGGCACCAGCGCAGGTGGTCTGAAATCCAAGATTTTTCTGTGGGCGCTGGGTGTAAACAAGAACAAAAAAAACATTGGCAAGCCCTCCGGACTTTTGGAGGTAATTGCGGATAAGCTGGTATTTTCCAAATGGAGAGAAGGCTTGGGTGGTAACATCATCACCTTGGTATCAGGCTCTGCTGCCCTTTCTGAAAGGCTTAACAAAATGTTCCAAAATGCGGGCATTCCGATTCTGGAAGGTTATGGACTTACTGAAACATCTCCCGTGATTTCTGTTAACTCTTTTGAAAAGATGAAGATCGGAACCGTAGGCCATGTACTGGATAATCTGGAAGTGAAAATTCAGGAAGATGGTGAGATCACAGTAAAAGGTCCGTCCGTATTCAAAGGTTATTTTAAGAATGAACAGCTTAACAGCGAAGTTTTCACGGAGGACGGATTTTTCCGCACCGGTGACATTGGACATATAGACAATGAGGGCTTCCTGAAGATCACTGACCGTAAAAAGGAAATGTTCAAGACCTCCGGTGGGAAATATATCGCACCGCAGGTAATCGAAAACCAGGCAAAGGCTTCAAAATTCATTGAGCAGATTATGGTAGTTGGCGACGGTGAAAAAATGCCCTGTGCTTTTGTACAGCCTGATTTTAATTTTGCCAAACACTGGGCCGAGCGTCACAAACTGGACATAGGAAGCACGCCGCAGGAGATTTCACAAAGCAGGGAGCTTAAAGACAGGATAGGTAAGGAAATTGATTATCTGAATACCAAACTGGGCAGCTGGGAGCAAATCAAAAGATTCGAACTTACACCAGAAGTTTGGTCTATTGACGATGGCCTGCTCACCCCTACCATGAAACTGAAGCGGAAAGCGATTAAGGAACATTTTTCAGACCTGTACAACAGTATGTATGGTCATAACAGTAAATAG
- a CDS encoding acyl-CoA dehydrogenase has protein sequence MNFNLSEEHLMIQQAARDFAQAELLPGVIERDNAQKFPHEQVKKMGELGFLGMMVDPKYGGAGMDSISYVLAMEEIAKVDASAAVVMSVNNSLVCAGLEKYCNEDQKMKYLYPLASGEVIGAFALSEPEAGSDATSQKTTAVDMGDHYILNGTKNWITNGGNATYYIVIAQTDPEKKHKGINAFIVEKGWKGFEIGPKEDKLGIRGSDTHSLLFTDVKVPKENRIGEDGFGFNFAMGVLNGGRIGIASQALGIASGAYELALKYAKERKAFGTEIINHQAIAFKLADMATQITAARMLCLKAAFEKDEGKDIGEIGAMAKLYSSQVAMDTTIEAVQIHGGYGYVKEYHVERMMRDAKITQIYEGTSEIQRIVISRSIAKK, from the coding sequence ATGAACTTTAATTTATCAGAAGAGCATTTGATGATACAGCAGGCAGCCCGGGACTTTGCACAGGCTGAACTGCTGCCCGGTGTTATCGAAAGAGACAATGCTCAGAAATTTCCGCACGAACAGGTTAAGAAAATGGGGGAACTCGGTTTTCTTGGGATGATGGTGGACCCTAAATACGGCGGTGCCGGTATGGACAGCATTTCCTACGTTTTGGCTATGGAGGAGATTGCCAAAGTTGATGCTTCGGCGGCTGTAGTGATGTCAGTAAATAACTCTCTGGTATGTGCCGGTCTTGAAAAATACTGCAACGAAGATCAGAAAATGAAATATCTGTACCCGCTGGCCAGCGGTGAGGTGATCGGAGCTTTCGCTCTTTCTGAGCCTGAAGCCGGTTCGGATGCTACGTCCCAGAAAACTACGGCTGTAGATATGGGTGACCATTATATCCTGAACGGAACCAAGAACTGGATTACAAACGGGGGCAATGCCACTTATTATATCGTTATTGCACAAACCGATCCTGAGAAAAAACATAAAGGAATTAACGCTTTTATCGTAGAGAAAGGATGGAAAGGTTTCGAGATCGGTCCGAAAGAGGACAAACTTGGAATCCGTGGGAGCGATACGCACTCACTTCTTTTTACCGATGTTAAAGTACCTAAGGAAAACAGAATTGGTGAGGACGGATTTGGATTCAACTTTGCTATGGGTGTCCTGAACGGCGGGCGTATCGGTATCGCTTCCCAGGCTTTGGGTATCGCTTCCGGGGCGTACGAACTGGCACTGAAATATGCTAAGGAGAGAAAAGCATTCGGTACGGAGATCATCAACCACCAGGCTATTGCCTTTAAACTTGCTGATATGGCTACGCAGATTACTGCAGCCCGAATGCTGTGTCTGAAAGCTGCTTTTGAGAAAGATGAAGGTAAAGATATCGGTGAAATCGGAGCTATGGCAAAACTGTATTCCTCACAGGTCGCTATGGATACTACCATTGAAGCAGTGCAGATCCACGGCGGATACGGTTATGTGAAGGAGTACCATGTGGAGCGCATGATGCGTGATGCAAAGATTACCCAGATTTACGAAGGAACTTCAGAGATCCAGAGAATCGTTATCTCCAGAAGCATCGCTAAGAAATAA
- a CDS encoding AMP-binding protein encodes MKAQEMFRESVDNKEEFWAAQAENIEWFKKPTQILTNDGENYPTWYTDGELNTCYLALDKHINDGFGDQAAIIYDSPVTSRIIKYTYSEVREKVAKLAGGLQNLGLQKGDTAIVYMPMIPESLFAMLACARLGVTHSVVFGGFAPTELAIRIDDCNPKAIITASSGMEVARRIPYLPFVKEAISLSEHKPEHIVAFDRKLLGNRINHKADGLTDFDKLIAESEPVECVPVESNHPLYILYTSGTTGKPKGVVRDNGGHAVAMKFAIKNIYGANEGETFWAASDIGWAVGHSFSVYAPLINRNTTVIFEGKPIGTPDAGTFWRVIEEHKVSVMFTAPTAIRAIKKEDPEGEFVKKYDLSSLRTQFLAGERCDVATLDWYEEFVGVPAIDHWWQTESGWPMLGLMPGVEDVKIKRASAGKPIPGYDIKIFSEEGYELEAHHEGYLVIKLPLAPGAMTGVWGDPERFKFGYLSRFPGYYFSGDGAIKDEDGYVFVTGRVDDVINVAGHRLSTSEMEEVVSAHKEVAECCVVGIDDDLKGQVPFAIAVLKSGSKADQEQLEKDIVNLVREKIGAVACLKNAMVVNRLPKTRSGKILRKLIRTMLDGKEYQMPSTIDDESIVEELQQMMDLYKKEKI; translated from the coding sequence ATGAAAGCGCAGGAAATGTTCCGCGAAAGTGTGGACAATAAAGAAGAATTTTGGGCAGCACAGGCCGAAAATATTGAATGGTTCAAAAAACCGACCCAAATACTTACGAACGACGGTGAAAACTATCCGACCTGGTACACAGACGGAGAGTTAAACACCTGTTATCTGGCTCTGGACAAGCATATTAATGATGGTTTCGGCGATCAGGCAGCTATTATTTACGATTCACCGGTAACCTCCAGAATCATTAAATACACCTACAGCGAAGTTCGGGAAAAGGTTGCTAAACTGGCGGGAGGATTGCAAAACTTAGGGTTGCAAAAAGGCGATACCGCTATTGTTTATATGCCTATGATTCCCGAGTCATTATTTGCCATGCTGGCATGTGCGAGATTGGGCGTAACGCATTCCGTGGTTTTTGGTGGTTTTGCACCTACAGAACTGGCCATCAGGATCGATGACTGTAATCCGAAAGCCATCATTACCGCAAGTTCCGGTATGGAGGTGGCGCGCCGGATTCCGTATTTGCCTTTTGTTAAAGAAGCCATTTCACTTTCCGAGCACAAACCCGAGCATATTGTTGCGTTCGACCGCAAACTGTTGGGCAACAGAATTAATCATAAAGCTGACGGTCTGACTGATTTTGATAAACTGATCGCAGAATCGGAACCTGTGGAGTGTGTCCCCGTAGAATCTAACCACCCACTCTATATTCTTTATACCTCTGGAACCACCGGAAAACCAAAGGGCGTGGTTCGCGACAATGGAGGTCATGCAGTCGCGATGAAATTTGCGATTAAAAATATTTACGGCGCAAATGAAGGCGAAACCTTCTGGGCCGCCTCTGATATCGGTTGGGCTGTGGGCCACAGTTTCTCGGTTTATGCTCCGCTCATCAATAGAAACACTACGGTTATTTTTGAAGGAAAACCTATTGGCACTCCGGATGCTGGTACTTTCTGGCGTGTCATTGAGGAACATAAAGTTTCGGTCATGTTTACCGCTCCTACGGCAATCAGAGCTATTAAAAAAGAAGATCCTGAAGGCGAGTTTGTAAAGAAATACGATTTATCTTCCCTCAGAACCCAGTTTTTGGCCGGCGAACGCTGCGATGTGGCTACCTTGGACTGGTACGAGGAATTTGTGGGCGTTCCCGCAATTGATCACTGGTGGCAAACCGAATCCGGCTGGCCGATGTTGGGCTTAATGCCCGGTGTGGAAGATGTTAAAATTAAACGAGCCTCCGCAGGAAAACCAATTCCCGGTTATGACATCAAAATTTTCAGCGAAGAAGGTTACGAACTGGAAGCGCACCACGAAGGATATCTGGTTATTAAACTTCCGCTGGCTCCGGGAGCCATGACCGGAGTTTGGGGCGATCCCGAACGGTTTAAATTCGGCTATCTCTCCAGGTTTCCGGGATATTATTTCTCCGGTGATGGCGCGATTAAAGATGAAGACGGTTATGTGTTCGTTACCGGACGCGTGGACGATGTGATTAATGTGGCCGGACACCGGCTTTCCACCTCAGAAATGGAGGAAGTGGTATCGGCGCACAAGGAGGTCGCCGAATGCTGCGTGGTGGGAATTGATGATGATCTGAAAGGTCAGGTTCCTTTTGCCATCGCGGTCTTAAAATCGGGCTCCAAAGCAGATCAGGAGCAGCTGGAAAAGGATATTGTGAATTTGGTAAGAGAGAAAATAGGCGCAGTGGCCTGTCTTAAGAATGCCATGGTCGTAAACAGACTTCCGAAAACACGTTCCGGAAAAATTTTAAGAAAACTGATCCGCACCATGCTGGATGGGAAGGAATACCAGATGCCATCCACCATAGATGATGAATCCATTGTGGAAGAACTTCAGCAAATGATGGACTTGTATAAAAAAGAAAAAATCTAA
- a CDS encoding response regulator transcription factor produces MKKILIADDEHKIIMTLEYAFRKAGYEVFIARDGSEVLEILKTEIPDIILLDIMMPNVDGYTTLAEIRKNEAYSNIKVIFLSAKSGEGDIAQGLELGADAYVTKPYSIKKLTEQVENLIK; encoded by the coding sequence ATGAAAAAGATACTAATTGCAGACGACGAACATAAAATTATAATGACGCTGGAATATGCCTTCCGCAAAGCAGGTTACGAGGTATTTATCGCGCGGGACGGCTCCGAAGTATTGGAAATCCTGAAAACCGAAATTCCGGATATTATTCTGCTCGATATTATGATGCCGAACGTGGACGGATATACTACCCTGGCAGAAATCCGAAAGAACGAAGCTTATTCCAATATAAAAGTCATATTCCTTTCAGCAAAAAGCGGTGAGGGCGATATTGCCCAAGGATTGGAACTGGGTGCCGATGCGTACGTTACAAAGCCCTACTCCATTAAAAAACTTACAGAACAGGTAGAAAATCTAATTAAATAA